A stretch of DNA from Sphingomonas ginkgonis:
AACACCAAGGGTCTCGCCAGCGCAGGCATTCTGCACGGCTTCAAAGGCGTCGAGATTATACTGGAACACTGGGATACTCCTCTAAACGGTTCTCGAATGAACCTGCTGAGGAGTTCCAAGACGGCTAGAAAGTCGGATGCCGATCACGCTTTGTCAAGCGTTTCGCGATGTTCGAAAAATACGGTGATGATTTCGGACAGCGCCACGAGCTTACCGCTGACTTCCTCGTAATCTCGTCGTACTTGCTCGAGGAAGTCTGCGCGGGACGGGCTGGAGCCGTCCGCAGTTCGCAGCGCGTCGACCTGGGCACTCATGCTCGCCTGCAGCCGTTGCACCTCGCCCAGTAGGTCGAGTGCGGCCAGCGCCTCCGAGAGAAAATCGTGGAGGTTCATGGCTCAGGCCTCCCAGAAGTTGGCAGGCGCGGGCGGCTCGACGAGGAAGCGCGGATTGCCGCCATGGTGGGCAATGAAGTTAAACGCCTCGCCCCGCGTGGCCAGCCTCGGATTCGCGACCCCGAGGATCCGGACGATCTCACCAACCATGTAGTGCTGAGCTTTGGTGATCGACCTTTTGCGCCACCCCGGGCGGTCGAATGCGTCCGACTTCCGAAAGTCGATGATCTCCTTGCGGTAGACCACTTCCAGGCGCTTCCACTGCAGCCACACGCCCTTGGCTCGAGCCCACCCGAGCACGGCCGGTTGGGAGAGCGCATAGCGGAGAGCGTCGATCAAGCGATCGCTGCCCTCTGCGGGCTCATCGGATTCCACCAGGATGGTAGCGAAGGCCTCAAGTGGAATTGAGAGTAGGCCAGTCAGACCAAGGCTGTCGACGTCGAGAGCTTCGTTCACTGCGAAGGCAAAGCCAAGATAGTAGATGAGGTTGTCGCGGCTCGCTTCCTTGTCGCAGCGGCGCTCGCCATATTGATGAATCTCACGCTTCAGCTCGGCAAGCGGCGTGATCGCCGCCTCCTCGTCGAATCCGAACCGGGAGAGCACTGACTTGATCCGGGGATCTGGCTGGAAAGGGACGAACATTCTTCCTCCGAAGCTGTGGAGGAAGTTCAGCTAGAGCATGCCGCGCGCTCGGTTTGCGACCAGGTTGCTTGCTACTTTAAAGTCTTGCCGGGAACGCTGTCGTTGGACCGGCAGGCAGCCGCAGGCCATTTCCAGATCAAGACATTCAATCTAGTCGGTGATCTCGGCCATCGACACTTCTACCCTTTACCCAAGTTCTTCCCAGGGAGCTTGACCAATCCCTGCCGAACAGCGTCGAACAGCTGGTTCTCGGCGCCATCGTCGACGGCCGGGCTCGAAGGCGCTGGAGGTGGCAAGGACGCGCCCAGATCTAATCGCGATGCTACTTCGTCGGGGACACGCTTGGTTGTAGCAGCCGCTGAGCGCCTCTGCAGCTCCAGCGCCGCGATATGGCAGTCAACCATGGCCTTCCGGACGCCATCGAGCGCCATTACGTGCTTGGGAAAGCGGTCCCGGAACTCGGGTAGGACATTCGCTTCGCTATCGAAGAGCGACACTGGCGCGCCTCTAAGCCACGTCAACATTTCCTTTCGTATGCGCTCCTTGTCGCGTCGGACCCGCCGCTTCCAATCGCGTTCTGCCACCATCCGCCGATGGGCTTCACGCAGGGCCTCATCCACGATGTCGGGCAGCGCCGGAGCCTGGCGGAGTGCTTGATACTCCAAGCGCTTCTCAACGGCGAGTTCGGGCTGGCCGCCGTTGTCGCGCACCAGCTCCCAATTTCCTCGCCGAAGCTCAACCGCTAGATTGTACGCCGGCCCGAACCAATCGTCGCTGGCGTGGTCGGCCGGCGTGAATGCGACAAAGTCGAGGACCGATAGGCCCTCAAGCTTGAGCGGGTCCGGGTATTTCTTGCGCAATCCCGCCAGGGCAGGAGAGATGGCTGGCTGCGGCTCGCTCACCACTGGCGGGTGCAAGATCTGCTGTATCTCGGTCCCCAGGGACGTCTGCCGGTTCATGACCGCGGCGACGTGCGCTGCGAGCTGGGCGGTGAGGCGCTTTCGTTCGGCCTCGTCTGCCTCCTGTTGCCGCTTGCGGGCGGTCTTCGCCGGGCCGTCGTGAGCCTCACCCGTGGACGGCACCCCTCGCTTCGCCTGAGCGATCCCGGTGTAGCGAAGCGCCCTGCCTTCCTTTTCCAGGGCATGGTTGAAGGCCGCCGCCGCTTGTTGGCGCAGCCAATCGTATCCAGCGCGAGAATTCAGTTCGGTCGCCTTGCCGGCCTCGAAGCTCCAGGCGAACGGTCCTTCGACGGCGAATGGCCGCGGCGACATGATGATGTGAGCGTGGAAGTTTCGGACGTCCCCTTTGGGATCAGGCCTATGCAGGCTGGCGACATATGGAAGATGAAGAGCATCAAGTCGGAAGCAGAGATCCTCGAGTGCTTGAGCCCGCCCATTGGGGCTTAGCTCGTGCGGCATAGCCACGATCAGATGGCTGTAGACGTTGCCGTCCGCATCGGCCTCGGCCTCAAAGGCTTCGAGTGCGTTCCAGAAGGCGACGATTTGTGCACAGCGGCGATCGTCCACAGAGAATGCGTCTGTTTGGTACAGAGCGTTGGGACCGTCGAACTCCAGAATGTTGCTGAAGCGATTGACGCTCCCGGTCTCCAGAGCCTGATCCCTCAGGATGTACCTGGCCAGGTCAGCCGCCTCACCATGCTCGTAGGCACGGGTCCCTCGTTCCTTGCGGCCGTATCCGCGTGGGATCTTTCGCAGCACGATGTTCTTGAAGCCGTCGACCGCAACGCGGGAGCGCGTCGCGAGCGCGGCCTTCGTCCGCTCCGTCAGCTCGGGCGCCATTCTTGTATATAGGTTGCGTGGGCAGATGGCCGTGACCTTCGGCTGGGCGCTGCTCTTCCAACTCACCCGTACCCGGAGCATCGCTTCCGCCTCCCGCTGGCTCCGGCGGCTTAGATAGCCGATCCGCGCCAGCAAGCGGTCGAGCTCGCGCGCTTCCCGTTCGTCCGCCCGCCTCTTTTTTGCGGTGGCGGTGGCGAGCGCCTTGGCTTCCCGCTCCTCTTGAGTGAGGGCCCGATGGCGCCGCTTCCGCTCAGCCGCCGCCTTCTTCGGGCGACGATCGCTGAGCCAAGCCGCCGAGGCCTTGCTCACCGTAGACTGGACCTGCTCCGGGGTGACCGACCGGTCGCCAATGGTCATCAAGGGGCGTTTCATGCCCTTACGCTCCAACTACACGGAAGAAAGAGGGGTGGTCGAAAAGGATAAAAAGCGCCCTAACGGGCAGGGCGGTTTTTGTCCTTAATTGCGCACCACCCCCCCCTCCTATCCCTTCTTCCCACCACTACAGCTGACTAGCGTCCTTTGCCGCTTCTCAGACCGCCCTCCGCTCGTGATGATCGCTGGTGGATAGCCAAACGGACAGTCGCTAGAGCTTCGCCGCATCGGCGTGATCATAGAAGATCTCGCGGCCTGCGGTTTGTGGAGGAATTTGCTTGTCTGTGACCGGCAGGAAGATGGCGGCGAAAGTCGGGGCGGGGATGACTCTTCGGGATGGGATGCGTGCCATCTTCCCCCGGGGCTACGTCGACCACAAGATCTATCGTGAGCGGCTGAAGGCTGCAGCCGAGGGTCGTGAACAACCGGTGAGGCTGCATGAGTCATGGCGCAATCCGCCCTGCTCGGCTGTTGACCTATTTGCGCTTGCTGGGTCGCTGCTCATGCGCAGCGGCGCCTACCATCATGTCAGCCCGGAGGTTCCTCCGCTCACGCCACGGTCGCTGACGGTTGCCGCTGCAGATCGTGACACCTGGGTACGAGCCGGTGCAGAATGGCGCGGAACTGGAGAGGAGGAACTACCACCGCCGCCCGAGGCGCTGCTGGCCGCGTGGCGCATTCTTCAACGGCACCTCGACGAGCCACTGTTCGTGCCGATCGGACCGGATACGAAGTACCCTTCCTGGTGGCGGGCTGCGCTCTCCCTCTTCTGCATCGCTGACGAAGCGGCGATGGACATAGGCTTCGAAGTCGCCGGGAAGAAATCGGCCCAAGCCGTTTATGTTGAGTTTCCTATCAGGCGCGCGATTGCGAGAGAGCGGATGGCGCCGCGCGGCGCTATTACCTTCTCGCGCGCCGACGCTGACCAGATTTGCATCCTGCCCAAGAGCCGTACGCCGAAGGTCGGCTGCACCATCCGGTCCTTGTCGCACCACCTTGCGCTGCTACCGGGCCGTGGAATGGCGCGAGCCTATTGGCGTTTGGCCCCGTCGCGGAGCGATCAGCAGGAGCCTGCCGCCGAGCGGCCGTTCAACGTCATGGTGGTGCCAACTCCTTATTGCATCCGCGCATCGGCTTTCAGCGGTCACCCGGCCGCGGATGCGAGCTGGGGTTGGTTCGATGTCGAACCCCATTGGTGCGCCAAGAGCGACTACGGGCAGCCGCTGGACGGATTCGGAACGTTCTTGGAGTTCATCGAGGCGCTGCTCGCTAGGGCCGAGGTGGACGTCGGCATTGTACATGCGCTTGTTCTTCCTGAGGTGGCGCTCGGCTCACAGGTTTTCCGGTTGCTGTGCGAGGCGCTGCAGAACAGGCCAGGTCTCGAGTTGCTGGTCTCAGGACTTTTCGACCAGACGGTAGCAGGCAAAGCTGTGCGGAAGGGCAACTTCACCGGTATGGCGCGCTTCTTGCGCTCGCCTTCGGGAACACCAAGCTTCGACGTCTCCATTCGCGAAAAGCATCACCGTTGGCGCATCGAGAAGTCGCAGATCACTAACTATGCTCTGGGTTCGGCGCTCGACGTGAACCGTGGTTGGTGGGAGCGCATCGATATCTTATCGCGCAGCCTTGACGTCATGGTCCTGCGCGGCGGCGCAACGGTGACCACCCTTATCTGCGAAGATCTGGCGCGGAGTGATCCGTGCCAAGAACTCGTGCGCGGGATTGGACCCAATTTCGTAATCTCACTCCTGATGGACGGCCCCCAGATCGCATCACGTTGGCCAGCTCGCTATGCAACCGTGCTCGCCGAGGATCCAGGGTCATCGGTCCTGACCCTGTCCTCGCTTGGCCTGATCCAGCGGAGCAACGACACGGGCCGTTTCCTGCCGTCGCGGCAGATCGGCCTCTTCCAGGACGACACCGGCACGTTGACGGAGATCAACCTTGCCCCAGGCGCGCAGGCAATGTGCCTCACGCTCCAGCCAAGCCGGGTGCGGGAGCGAACGCTCGACGGGCGCCATGATGAGCACGGTGCAGAGTCGTGGAAATTGAGCGGCGTGGTCCCCGTAGGGATCGAGCATCCGAACGAGGACATCATGGCGGGTCGGTGGCCGATCCCGCCGCGATCGGGGGGCTAGTCCTCCTGGACCTCGCCCTCAAGGGCCACTTCATCGTCAGCCATGCGCTCGGCAAGCGCGATGGCAGCAGCCGACATCACGTCGCGCATGTCCTCAAGCGCCACATCGTTCTGCTCGAAGAAGCCGCTACCATATTCGAACATCGTTCACCTCTGACACCCCGATAGCACGGACGGGCTTAACCGCGAGTGGAGAAAATCGTTTCCGAGGCCAATATAGGCTGTCGAACCGCTCTCCTAAAGCAGGGAGCTGCAATAATTCTTCGTTGCGATACCAAGGCCTTACGGGCAACGCTCAACAAGTCCGATAAAATGCGATAGACAAGTCCTATAAGCTCCTATAGCTATAGGACATGGACATCGCTCACGATCTCGACCGGCTCAGGGATGAAGAAGCAGAGCTGGAATTACAGCTGGCGGCTCTCAGGGCCAAGCGGGTCGCGCTGGAGAAGCGGGTCCGGCCAGCTCGGCAGGAATCGACCCGTCCGATCCGCGATTTGGTAGCCGACATGCTCGACGAGGCCGCCACCCCACTCAACTCGCTCATGCTGGCTGGCATCATTCGACCGCTCCACGGCCGGACCGTACCCGCGACCCGGTTCGGAACGCTTTCCAACGATGAGGCCAAATCCTACGATTCCTCCCGGGTTCGTCCCGTCTACCTCTGCCATTGTCTGACGCACGACCAAGGGCGAGCAGTGAAGCGTTTCTGGGCCCGGTCCGACTGGCCGCTTGCGGATCGCATCGTGGGTCCGATGAGTGGCCGGATCCTTTTCCTCCGGGGTGCGGCTTGGGCGATCGATCTCGCGCGACGGGTGGAAGCCGGAGAACTTATTGCGGAACAGCCGGAAGTTCTGCAGTACGTAGCCGCTGACCAGGCGCGCGATGCCGGCCTTTCGGTACGGCGCGGCGAGTTTCCGTACGACGAGTGGCTTAAAGCCATCTCCGGTGCACTCGACCGCCACTCGGATCACGATCGCGTCCTGCGCGAAAAGGCGGCTCTTGAGCTCGCCGCCCGCCTCAATGACCGAGAACTCCTGTTTGGGTCACGCAACGGCCTCGTGTCTCTGCCGGGGTCTTCGCCCTCCTGGAGGAGTGCGATCGATGAGCGTTAAGGGAAGCACGGCACTGGTTCGCCTCGCGGGTAACCCTGAGTGCGAAATCCTCGGCGCGATGGTGCTGCAGGAAGGTTCGGAGAAGCGCTTCTACGAACGGGTCGTAGGCCAGCCCTACGACCGCGAATTTGGCGAGCGTCAGTCGTCAAAGCGGCGTGGTGCCCAGTTCGAGCGCAACGCCTTCGCTGGAGATGCCCGCCTGCTCCGCGAGGCTTTCGCAAACCAGGTGGGTACCACCGCCGACCGGGTGATGGTGCGCAACCTGATGGATGATCATCCGGGCTCGAAAGACGACGCCCGGATCGCGCGGCTGCGCATCACCCGTGATATCCTCGCCGATCGGCTGGCCGGTCGGACGGCACCTGA
This window harbors:
- a CDS encoding MobA/MobL family protein, which encodes MKRPLMTIGDRSVTPEQVQSTVSKASAAWLSDRRPKKAAAERKRRHRALTQEEREAKALATATAKKRRADEREARELDRLLARIGYLSRRSQREAEAMLRVRVSWKSSAQPKVTAICPRNLYTRMAPELTERTKAALATRSRVAVDGFKNIVLRKIPRGYGRKERGTRAYEHGEAADLARYILRDQALETGSVNRFSNILEFDGPNALYQTDAFSVDDRRCAQIVAFWNALEAFEAEADADGNVYSHLIVAMPHELSPNGRAQALEDLCFRLDALHLPYVASLHRPDPKGDVRNFHAHIIMSPRPFAVEGPFAWSFEAGKATELNSRAGYDWLRQQAAAAFNHALEKEGRALRYTGIAQAKRGVPSTGEAHDGPAKTARKRQQEADEAERKRLTAQLAAHVAAVMNRQTSLGTEIQQILHPPVVSEPQPAISPALAGLRKKYPDPLKLEGLSVLDFVAFTPADHASDDWFGPAYNLAVELRRGNWELVRDNGGQPELAVEKRLEYQALRQAPALPDIVDEALREAHRRMVAERDWKRRVRRDKERIRKEMLTWLRGAPVSLFDSEANVLPEFRDRFPKHVMALDGVRKAMVDCHIAALELQRRSAAATTKRVPDEVASRLDLGASLPPPAPSSPAVDDGAENQLFDAVRQGLVKLPGKNLGKG